In Nostoc sp. UHCC 0926, a single genomic region encodes these proteins:
- a CDS encoding hybrid sensor histidine kinase/response regulator yields MADSLSKPIHILLVDDNPNNLKVLSEMIQGYGWKALMATNGESAIEQTEYALPDLILLDVMMPGIDGFETCRRLKANPITQNIPVIFMTALSDSKDKVKGLEIGAVDYVTKPFQQEEVIARLKLHLKISHLTYTLEQRVQERTAELTQSLQQLQQTQLQLIQSEKMSTLGQLVAGIGHEINNPIGFIEGNFSYITEYTNNLLHLVNLQQQKLPHPEPEIEELLNQMDFEYLAEDIPKLLASMRQGIDRLKGISLSLRTFARSDISSKMEFQIHEGINSTLMLLKHRLQNKKDCSTIEVVTQYGKLPPISCYPGQLNQVFMNIIANAIDALDDLNQNHSYQKIAACPNTITITTSVNYQQETVIICIQDNGPGMLPEVQTRIFEQSFTTKPVGKGTGLGLAISYQIIVDKHNGQIDCLSIPGKGTKFIITLPI; encoded by the coding sequence ATGGCTGATTCTCTCTCGAAGCCAATACATATCCTTTTGGTAGATGATAATCCAAACAATCTCAAAGTGCTATCAGAAATGATTCAGGGATATGGCTGGAAAGCACTCATGGCAACGAATGGAGAGTCTGCGATCGAACAAACAGAATATGCCCTTCCCGATCTGATTCTCCTGGATGTGATGATGCCTGGTATTGATGGATTTGAAACTTGCCGCAGGCTGAAAGCCAATCCTATCACCCAGAATATTCCAGTCATTTTCATGACTGCCCTATCTGATTCTAAAGACAAGGTGAAAGGACTAGAAATTGGCGCAGTTGACTACGTTACCAAACCCTTCCAGCAGGAAGAAGTCATTGCCCGATTAAAGTTACACCTGAAAATCTCCCATCTCACATATACCCTAGAGCAAAGGGTACAAGAGCGCACCGCAGAATTAACCCAATCTCTACAGCAGTTACAACAAACCCAACTACAACTGATCCAAAGTGAGAAAATGTCTACTCTGGGACAACTTGTTGCAGGCATTGGTCATGAAATTAATAACCCGATTGGTTTTATTGAAGGAAATTTCTCCTATATTACAGAATATACAAATAATCTTCTTCACTTGGTCAACCTCCAACAGCAGAAGCTACCGCATCCAGAACCAGAAATTGAAGAACTTCTCAATCAAATGGACTTTGAGTATCTAGCAGAGGATATTCCAAAATTGCTAGCATCAATGCGCCAGGGAATTGACCGCCTTAAGGGCATCAGCCTTTCTCTGAGAACTTTTGCTCGCTCAGATATTTCATCTAAGATGGAGTTTCAGATTCACGAAGGGATTAATAGCACCTTAATGCTATTGAAACACCGATTACAAAACAAAAAAGACTGCTCGACAATCGAGGTTGTCACCCAATACGGTAAGTTACCTCCAATCAGTTGCTATCCCGGACAGCTGAACCAGGTCTTCATGAATATCATCGCTAATGCCATTGATGCATTGGATGACCTCAATCAAAACCACTCTTATCAAAAGATTGCTGCTTGCCCAAACACTATTACTATCACTACATCAGTTAATTATCAGCAAGAAACCGTCATAATTTGTATTCAAGATAACGGCCCCGGGATGCTTCCTGAGGTACAAACTCGAATTTTTGAGCAATCTTTCACAACTAAACCTGTAGGCAAGGGAACCGGGCTTGGATTAGCTATCAGCTACCAAATTATTGTTGATAAACACAATGGACAAATCGACTGTTTGTCAATTCCTGGTAAGGGAACTAAGTTTATTATTACTTTGCCCATTTAA
- a CDS encoding CHASE2 domain-containing protein, whose translation MWHRFQTFIQRTRSVLIISPSVALTVIVGQSLGLFNLPEWKLRDQWVRLQSSEKIANEIVIVTIDERDIQSVGKWPVPDWALARLLDKIRAQQPRSIGLDLYRDLPEGSGHEQLGQIFRSTPNLIGVEKIIGERVNPPPELKKRDQVGLADLVLDGDRSVRRALLTAVDAKEQDTIKAGLATSVALKYLEVEGITLESIDAQRQKFQLGKEVYQPLQNQEAGYADGDLGGYQILLNWHGTDAAFHTVTMRDVLAGKIPADLMRDRMVFIGSIASSTNDFFSTPFSSSWISAQKPTPGVVIHANIAHQLVQGAKTGKTTLHGVSSISLWLWIVLWSVIGSTSSWWLASAPRKLQIPGGQILWITVGISGVCLGSAYGIFLNGILIPVTPALAAFISSVIATMNAYKQQQLEEANRQLEIANDQLLDYSKTLEVKVEERTHELVEAKQAADAANQAKSEFLANMSHELRTPLNGILGFAQLLERSPNITNKNREGINIISQCGTHLLMLINDILDISKIEARKLELVATAVHLPTFLHGVTEICGIRAEQKGITFNILISDRLPLAIEADEQRLRQVLINLLGNAIKFTNIGSVTFKVEVLETGQDSSQSPTTKIRFQIEDTGIGMLPDQLEKIFLAFEQVGEAGQRSEGTGLGLAISQRIAALMESQILVQSRLGEGSIFWLDLTVPLSLSHDWHEQAIAPTQHSITRTSGSAPLVLIVDDDRNHCSILTSLLQEIGCQTLEATDGKQGLQIVKECNPDVILLDLAMPNMDGFELMIHLQSDPKTRSIPIIVSSASVFEENRQRSLQAGAKAFLPKPLQVDELFNTLRSVLEVDWIYPQSTPQQSSPEGELPDKEWVLPSQDVLQQLYHLAMMGDIAAIEKMLEELIAQNSQLAPFVVELNKLTVNFQTGQIRKVIKSFVTMESRQ comes from the coding sequence ATGTGGCACAGATTTCAGACTTTCATCCAACGCACTCGCAGCGTCTTGATCATTAGTCCCAGTGTTGCTCTGACAGTTATTGTCGGGCAGTCGTTGGGGCTTTTTAATTTACCTGAATGGAAACTTCGTGATCAATGGGTTCGTTTGCAATCATCAGAGAAAATAGCCAACGAGATTGTGATTGTCACAATCGATGAGCGTGATATTCAATCGGTGGGTAAATGGCCAGTTCCAGACTGGGCACTAGCACGATTACTCGATAAAATCCGGGCGCAACAGCCTCGATCCATCGGATTGGATCTCTATCGAGATTTGCCTGAAGGAAGTGGACATGAGCAACTCGGGCAAATTTTCCGCAGCACTCCCAATTTAATCGGAGTTGAGAAAATTATCGGTGAGCGCGTCAATCCGCCACCAGAATTGAAAAAAAGAGATCAGGTAGGATTAGCGGATTTGGTACTCGATGGCGATCGCTCTGTCCGTCGCGCCCTGCTCACAGCGGTGGATGCCAAAGAACAAGACACCATCAAAGCAGGGCTGGCAACCAGTGTAGCGCTCAAGTACCTCGAAGTTGAAGGGATTACCTTAGAAAGCATTGATGCCCAGCGGCAAAAGTTCCAATTGGGTAAGGAAGTCTACCAGCCACTGCAAAATCAAGAAGCAGGTTATGCGGATGGCGATTTAGGAGGCTATCAAATTCTGCTCAACTGGCATGGAACGGATGCAGCATTTCACACAGTTACGATGCGCGATGTGTTAGCAGGGAAAATTCCGGCAGACCTGATGCGCGATCGCATGGTATTTATTGGATCAATCGCCTCTAGTACCAACGATTTTTTCAGCACACCCTTCAGTTCTTCCTGGATATCTGCTCAAAAACCGACACCTGGTGTTGTTATCCATGCCAATATTGCCCATCAATTGGTACAAGGAGCTAAAACAGGAAAAACAACCCTCCACGGCGTTTCCAGCATTTCTCTGTGGCTCTGGATTGTTTTGTGGTCTGTGATCGGTTCTACGAGTAGTTGGTGGTTAGCCAGTGCGCCTAGAAAGCTACAGATTCCAGGAGGCCAGATTCTTTGGATAACTGTAGGGATCAGTGGGGTCTGCCTGGGGAGTGCTTACGGGATATTTTTAAATGGGATTCTGATTCCGGTTACACCAGCTTTAGCCGCGTTCATCAGCAGTGTAATTGCGACAATGAATGCCTATAAACAGCAGCAGCTAGAAGAAGCGAATCGCCAACTAGAAATTGCCAACGATCAACTATTAGATTATTCCAAAACCTTAGAGGTAAAAGTCGAAGAGCGAACTCATGAACTGGTTGAGGCAAAGCAGGCTGCCGATGCCGCTAACCAAGCAAAAAGCGAGTTTCTTGCAAATATGAGCCATGAGCTACGGACACCGCTCAATGGCATCCTTGGTTTTGCACAGCTACTAGAGCGATCGCCAAACATCACAAATAAAAACCGCGAAGGAATCAATATTATCTCTCAATGCGGGACGCATCTTTTGATGTTGATCAATGATATTCTTGATATCTCAAAAATTGAAGCTCGGAAATTGGAATTGGTAGCAACTGCTGTGCATCTGCCGACCTTTTTACACGGTGTTACCGAGATTTGTGGGATCAGAGCCGAGCAGAAAGGGATTACTTTTAATATCTTAATTAGCGATCGCCTTCCCCTTGCCATTGAAGCAGATGAACAACGGCTGCGACAAGTATTGATTAACTTGCTAGGCAACGCGATCAAATTTACAAACATCGGTAGTGTGACGTTCAAAGTAGAGGTACTGGAGACTGGGCAAGATTCTTCCCAATCCCCAACCACCAAGATTCGTTTCCAGATTGAAGATACAGGTATTGGTATGTTACCAGACCAACTAGAGAAAATCTTTTTGGCCTTTGAGCAAGTGGGTGAAGCAGGGCAGCGATCTGAAGGTACTGGCTTGGGATTGGCCATCAGTCAAAGAATTGCAGCATTGATGGAAAGCCAAATTCTAGTGCAGAGTCGCTTGGGTGAAGGAAGTATATTTTGGCTAGATTTGACAGTCCCACTATCACTTTCCCATGACTGGCATGAACAGGCGATCGCCCCAACCCAGCATTCGATTACCAGAACTTCGGGTAGTGCGCCTCTGGTTCTCATTGTCGATGATGATCGCAATCACTGCTCCATATTGACGAGTCTGCTGCAAGAAATTGGCTGTCAAACTTTGGAAGCAACCGACGGTAAACAGGGGCTACAAATCGTAAAAGAATGCAACCCGGATGTGATTCTGCTCGATTTAGCCATGCCTAATATGGATGGTTTTGAGCTAATGATTCACCTGCAATCTGATCCAAAAACCCGTTCTATTCCGATCATCGTCTCTAGTGCCAGCGTGTTTGAGGAAAATCGGCAGCGGAGTTTACAAGCAGGAGCAAAAGCATTCCTGCCTAAACCCCTCCAGGTTGACGAGCTATTCAATACACTGCGCTCGGTGCTAGAAGTTGACTGGATCTATCCCCAATCTACACCTCAGCAGTCATCTCCTGAAGGTGAGTTACCCGATAAGGAATGGGTTCTGCCATCGCAGGATGTTTTGCAACAACTTTATCATCTGGCGATGATGGGCGATATCGCGGCGATCGAGAAAATGTTAGAAGAGTTAATTGCCCAAAACAGCCAGCTAGCTCCTTTCGTAGTTGAGTTAAACAAACTCACTGTCAATTTTCAAACCGGACAAATACGTAAAGTTATAAAATCATTTGTAACAATGGAGTCACGGCAATGA
- a CDS encoding RNA-guided endonuclease InsQ/TnpB family protein yields the protein MLNLTYIYRLKLNQQQSQTYEAWLETSRRVWNFGLGERKDWYNSRSCRIDACSLKSEYIISADASRPSFASQCKALTQARKSNPNLSAAHSQMLQQVLRRLEKAFVGMWESGRGFPRFKKQGRMRSLLFPQLGVSPILGSKVKLPGVGWVKMRLSRPIPDGFVAKQAQVVKKASGWYVMLTLQANVDVPSFAPHGQPIGIDLGLKTFLATSTGEQIARPRFFVVLQRKLKLLQQRVSHKKLGSNNWRKAQQRGSRIHEYIHNTRKDFHFKLAHHLCDQNGMIFAEDLNFKAWAKGMFSKHTLDAGFGEFLSILEWVCWKRGVYYEAVNPNGTSETCPNCNHHTGKKDLSERIHHCGECGFQTDRDVAAAMVVMQRGLAAVGHTVKMLGQGLSNSSLLTQESPVL from the coding sequence ATGCTAAACCTAACTTATATCTATCGCCTAAAACTAAATCAACAACAGTCCCAAACCTATGAAGCGTGGCTAGAAACATCTCGTAGGGTTTGGAATTTTGGCTTAGGAGAACGGAAAGATTGGTATAACTCAAGGTCATGCAGAATCGATGCTTGCAGTCTAAAAAGTGAGTATATCATTTCTGCTGATGCATCTAGGCCTTCGTTTGCATCTCAATGCAAAGCCTTAACTCAAGCCAGGAAAAGTAATCCTAATCTAAGTGCGGCACATTCTCAAATGTTGCAGCAAGTGTTAAGGCGGTTAGAGAAAGCATTTGTTGGGATGTGGGAATCAGGAAGAGGTTTTCCCCGATTCAAAAAACAAGGGAGAATGCGCTCTTTATTGTTTCCACAATTAGGGGTTAGTCCAATCCTTGGAAGTAAAGTTAAACTTCCTGGTGTTGGATGGGTGAAAATGCGACTATCCCGACCTATTCCAGATGGGTTTGTGGCGAAGCAAGCCCAAGTGGTGAAGAAAGCTTCGGGATGGTATGTAATGCTCACGCTGCAAGCCAATGTTGATGTTCCAAGTTTTGCGCCACACGGACAACCTATTGGTATTGACTTGGGACTAAAAACTTTCTTAGCTACATCCACTGGTGAGCAAATTGCTAGACCAAGATTTTTTGTGGTTCTGCAACGCAAGCTGAAATTGCTGCAACAAAGAGTTAGCCATAAAAAATTGGGGTCAAATAACTGGCGAAAAGCTCAACAGAGGGGATCACGGATACACGAATATATTCACAACACTCGCAAGGATTTTCATTTCAAGTTAGCACATCATTTATGTGACCAAAATGGAATGATATTTGCTGAGGATTTGAACTTTAAAGCGTGGGCTAAAGGAATGTTTTCAAAGCATACTTTAGACGCAGGTTTTGGTGAATTCCTCTCAATACTAGAATGGGTGTGCTGGAAGCGCGGGGTTTATTATGAAGCGGTCAATCCCAACGGAACTAGTGAAACTTGTCCCAATTGCAACCACCACACTGGAAAGAAAGATTTAAGTGAGCGAATACATCATTGTGGTGAGTGTGGATTCCAAACTGATAGAGACGTTGCAGCCGCTATGGTGGTGATGCAACGTGGTCTTGCAGCCGTAGGGCATACGGTCAAGATGCTTGGCCAGGGGTTAAGCAATAGCTCCCTTTTGACCCAAGAATCCCCCGTTTTATAA
- a CDS encoding DUF928 domain-containing protein, producing the protein MKRRYLASTLSLIALIASSAWTSASAVTFTPPAKNSAPSQATGGASRGSIFTPAAGKGAPRQATGGASRGSIFTPAAGKGAPRQATGGASRGDMFTPAAGKGAPRQATGGASRTGTYYLNPSTVEAKGPTALIALLPQSFYGTTVSERPTILVYLPASNAQEAVFSLKDEAGNMQHQMNISIVGKTGVIAIKLPADAPALTVGKNYQWFLALKLDGQLSPSTPYVDGWIERIQPSADLATTMQQEDALKRATGLGKNGVWYDCVATLAALHSAQPTNATLSKQWEELLSSVSLKEIVTAPLI; encoded by the coding sequence ATGAAACGTCGATATTTAGCTAGTACATTGAGCCTTATCGCTCTAATTGCTAGCAGTGCCTGGACTAGCGCTAGTGCTGTGACATTTACCCCACCTGCAAAAAATAGCGCTCCTAGCCAAGCGACTGGGGGAGCTTCTCGCGGTAGTATATTTACGCCTGCCGCTGGCAAGGGTGCGCCCAGACAAGCGACTGGGGGAGCTTCTCGCGGTAGTATATTTACGCCTGCCGCTGGCAAGGGTGCGCCCAGACAAGCGACTGGGGGAGCTTCTCGCGGTGATATGTTTACGCCTGCCGCTGGCAAGGGTGCGCCCAGGCAAGCGACTGGGGGAGCTTCTCGCACTGGTACTTACTACTTGAATCCATCGACTGTAGAAGCAAAAGGCCCAACAGCGCTAATCGCACTTCTGCCCCAAAGCTTCTATGGCACAACAGTGTCTGAACGTCCCACAATTCTGGTGTATCTCCCTGCTTCCAATGCCCAAGAAGCTGTGTTCAGCCTCAAGGATGAAGCTGGCAACATGCAACATCAGATGAACATTTCAATTGTAGGGAAAACTGGGGTGATTGCAATCAAATTACCAGCTGATGCACCCGCTTTAACCGTTGGCAAAAACTACCAATGGTTCCTAGCACTCAAACTGGATGGGCAACTCAGTCCAAGTACGCCTTACGTTGATGGTTGGATTGAGCGAATCCAGCCCAGTGCTGATCTGGCAACCACAATGCAACAAGAGGATGCGCTGAAGCGGGCGACTGGTTTGGGTAAAAATGGGGTTTGGTATGATTGTGTAGCAACACTTGCTGCACTGCACAGCGCCCAACCTACCAATGCAACTCTCTCCAAACAATGGGAAGAACTTCTGTCCTCAGTTAGTTTGAAGGAGATTGTAACAGCACCGCTAATATAG
- a CDS encoding CHAT domain-containing protein, whose amino-acid sequence MAFRIKQTHWLYVSLSILSLCLAFTITPVKASLPVTTTVISSSQPSNWLEQGRNLYRSGRFVEAVTIWQTAAQQYHTQGDRLNEALSLSYLSLTQQELNQWEAASQSIEQSLKLLQTSIPSADAILWAQALNTQANLQLHNGKAETALESWQQAQKYYDQAGDKMGSLGSQINQAQALQSLGFYRRSKVQLETLNQLLLAMPDSEIKISGLRSLGLALQMIGDAKNQEVLEQSLAIARKIEAKPYLSSILLSLGTTAVDLQDPEAALDYFEQAEQLATNPSDGLQARLARFKLFLDYDKPEFATPLAPQLLLQLKELPPSHSSLYAAINFVATLNRRSTPDQIIPLKDLAQLMGVTVKSAQQIQDAQAEAYALHQWGKLYRRTQQLSQAQELTQKSLDIARLLQANDIIAQSAWQVGQLNKQQGDRSKAISAYTEAVKALKSLRGDLVAINPDVQFSFRESVEPVYRELVGLLLDNQPSQAALVQARELIEALQIAELDNFFREACLDKTQQIDQVDPTATVIYPIILPDRLAVILSKAGQPLDYYITSKSQAEIEQTLGNFLVALNPVSDSKDRNRLSQQIYDWLIRPAKINQGFKDTKTLVFVLDGQLRNIPMAALYDGKQYLIEKYAVALSPGLQLMATRSLKQNKINAIVGGISESRAGFNALPAVESEVKQISKAVSSFILLNQKFTSQALAQRVKSSNAGIVHLATHGQFSSRLEDTFLLTWNGQVNVKELSELLKNRDGDPSKAIELLVLSACDTAAGDDRAVLGLAGLAVKSGARSTIATLWPVKDKAAAMLMTHFYEQLRQPKITKAEALRQAQINMIQQTDFHDPFFWSAFVLVGNWL is encoded by the coding sequence ATGGCTTTCCGAATTAAACAAACTCATTGGCTATATGTCAGCCTCAGTATTTTAAGTTTGTGTTTAGCATTTACCATTACACCTGTAAAAGCATCTCTACCAGTAACAACCACAGTTATTTCTTCTTCCCAGCCTAGCAATTGGCTAGAACAGGGACGGAACCTCTACCGTTCAGGACGCTTTGTAGAAGCAGTGACAATTTGGCAAACGGCAGCACAACAGTACCATACCCAAGGCGATCGCCTCAACGAAGCTCTAAGTTTAAGTTACCTCTCACTAACACAACAGGAACTTAATCAGTGGGAAGCAGCCAGTCAATCTATTGAGCAAAGTCTGAAACTATTGCAAACCTCTATTCCCTCTGCTGATGCAATTCTCTGGGCACAAGCACTCAATACCCAGGCAAATTTGCAATTGCACAATGGCAAAGCCGAAACTGCCCTCGAAAGTTGGCAGCAAGCTCAAAAATATTATGATCAGGCAGGTGACAAAATGGGCAGCTTGGGGAGTCAAATCAACCAGGCACAAGCTTTACAAAGTTTGGGATTTTATCGCCGTTCTAAAGTGCAGTTGGAGACGCTGAATCAATTGCTCTTAGCAATGCCAGATTCGGAAATCAAAATCAGTGGCTTACGATCGCTTGGTTTAGCCCTACAAATGATTGGTGATGCAAAAAATCAAGAGGTGTTGGAGCAAAGTTTAGCGATCGCTCGTAAAATTGAAGCCAAACCCTACTTGAGTTCTATCCTGCTGAGTCTGGGAACAACTGCTGTTGACTTGCAAGATCCTGAGGCGGCATTAGATTACTTTGAACAAGCAGAACAGCTAGCCACCAATCCAAGCGATGGCTTGCAAGCACGTTTAGCTCGTTTCAAACTTTTCCTCGACTACGACAAGCCTGAGTTTGCTACCCCATTGGCACCTCAACTACTACTACAACTTAAGGAACTGCCCCCCAGTCATAGCTCCCTCTACGCAGCCATCAATTTTGTGGCCACCCTGAATCGGCGCTCAACTCCTGACCAAATCATACCCCTCAAAGACCTGGCGCAACTTATGGGAGTCACAGTCAAGTCTGCACAGCAAATCCAAGATGCTCAAGCAGAAGCTTACGCATTGCATCAGTGGGGAAAACTCTATCGTCGTACACAGCAGTTATCACAAGCACAGGAGTTAACTCAGAAATCCCTCGATATTGCCCGTCTACTCCAAGCTAACGATATCATTGCTCAATCTGCTTGGCAGGTGGGACAGTTGAATAAACAACAGGGCGATCGCTCAAAAGCAATTAGTGCCTATACCGAAGCTGTCAAAGCCTTAAAGTCACTGCGAGGGGATTTGGTTGCCATCAACCCCGATGTTCAGTTCTCTTTCCGCGAAAGTGTAGAGCCTGTTTACCGAGAACTAGTCGGTTTACTTCTAGATAATCAACCGAGCCAAGCTGCATTAGTGCAAGCCCGTGAATTAATTGAGGCACTCCAAATTGCAGAACTTGATAACTTTTTCCGGGAAGCCTGTTTAGATAAAACTCAGCAAATTGATCAGGTTGATCCCACTGCAACCGTCATTTATCCAATCATCCTGCCCGATCGTTTAGCGGTGATTCTTTCCAAAGCGGGGCAACCTCTCGATTACTATATCACTTCTAAATCTCAAGCTGAAATTGAGCAGACTCTGGGCAATTTTTTAGTTGCTCTCAATCCTGTCTCAGATTCCAAAGACCGAAATCGATTATCCCAGCAAATTTATGATTGGCTGATTCGTCCAGCAAAAATCAATCAAGGATTCAAAGATACCAAGACATTAGTGTTTGTATTGGATGGCCAGTTGCGTAACATTCCAATGGCTGCCTTATATGACGGTAAACAATATTTAATTGAGAAGTATGCAGTCGCACTTTCACCAGGATTGCAACTGATGGCTACGCGATCGCTAAAGCAAAACAAAATCAATGCGATCGTGGGTGGTATTAGCGAATCTCGTGCTGGTTTTAATGCTTTGCCTGCTGTGGAATCAGAAGTTAAACAAATCTCAAAAGCGGTGTCGTCCTTTATATTGCTGAACCAGAAATTCACAAGTCAAGCCCTCGCTCAACGCGTGAAATCCAGTAATGCTGGTATTGTCCACCTAGCAACCCACGGACAGTTTAGCTCCCGCCTCGAAGATACTTTCTTGCTCACCTGGAATGGACAAGTCAACGTCAAAGAGTTGTCCGAACTCCTGAAAAATCGGGATGGTGATCCATCGAAAGCAATCGAGTTGCTGGTACTGAGTGCCTGTGACACAGCAGCAGGGGACGATCGCGCCGTCCTTGGGCTAGCAGGTTTGGCTGTCAAATCTGGGGCCCGCTCAACCATCGCCACTCTATGGCCAGTTAAAGATAAGGCAGCTGCGATGCTCATGACTCACTTCTATGAGCAACTGCGACAACCCAAAATCACTAAAGCCGAAGCACTACGGCAGGCACAAATAAACATGATTCAACAAACTGATTTCCATGATCCGTTTTTTTGGTCTGCTTTCGTTTTAGTTGGAAACTGGCTTTAA